One Manihot esculenta cultivar AM560-2 chromosome 18, M.esculenta_v8, whole genome shotgun sequence genomic window carries:
- the LOC110607025 gene encoding transcription repressor OFP2 codes for MGNYRFRFSDMIPNAWFYKLKDMSRGRKQCNSQRSLKKKSCSATTSSQKSSSSQPRYTYYFNTDPYRADKFYSSPINTKASDTHFPDSPRKSSSSNRRSKRKTIYKPSPKLVSSSLTSNGSSHAKANSVYSPVDYSSPLPETSPEPDFHESLLSESGDHDDDDDDDDFAPHYSFDKQVASCSGSCNCKLSSSTTDIIIDVNGESFKSKTKKIDGFDSISELELPPIFTKPEKFNGEKKTLVTKFKRTSSSKLNDRKANRSLSFKTKEEPEKNSKPISQRSSPSPTSMGIRLRVNSPRIASRKIQACARKSLSASSRNKTLSQSFAVVMSSVDPQKDFRDSMMEMIIENNIHTSKDLEELLACYLSLNSKEYHHLIVKAFEEIWFHMTDPRL; via the coding sequence ATGGGCAATTACAGGTTTAGATTTTCAGATATGATACCAAATGCTTGGTTTTACAAGCTCAAAGACATGAGCAGAGGCAGAAAACAATGCAATTCTCAAAGATCTTTGAAGAAAAAATCATGCTCAGCTACTACATCTTCTCAAAAATCCAGCAGCTCTCAGCCAAGATACACTTACTACTTCAACACAGATCCTTATAGAGCTGATAAATTCTATAGTTCACCCATTAATACTAAGGCCTCAGATACTCATTTCCCTGATTCACCGAGAAAATCTTCATCATCTAATAGAAGAAGCAAGAGAAAAACCATCTACAAGCCTTCTCCTAAGCTTGTCTCTTCGTCTTTAACATCTAATGGTAGCTCTCATGCAAAGGCCAATTCTGTCTACTCACCTGTAGATTACTCTAGCCCTCTTCCTGAGACATCCCCTGAGCCTGACTTCCATGAATCTCTTCTATCTGAATCCGGCGACCatgacgatgatgatgatgatgatgattttgCTCCTCATTACTCATTTGATAAACAAGTTGCCTCCTGCTCTGGTTCTTGCAACTGTAAACTTAGTTCTTCAACTACTGATATTATCATTGACGTTAATGGTGAATCCTTCAAGAGCAAAACCAAGAAGATTGATGGGTTCGATTCCATTTCTGAATTGGAGCTTCCTCCTATATTCACCAAGCCAGAAAAATTCAATGGCGAGAAGAAGACTCTAGTCACCAAGTTCAAAAGAACATCATCCTCTAAACTGAACGACAGAAAAGCGAACAGGTCTCTTTCTTTCAAGACGAAGGAGGAGCCAGAGAAAAATTCCAAGCCCATCTCACAAAGATCATCACCTTCGCCAACTTCAATGGGGATAAGGCTTCGAGTTAACTCACCAAGAATAGCAAGCAGGAAGATTCAGGCTTGTGCCCGTAAAAGCTTGTCAGCTTCTTCAAGAAACAAGACTCTCTCACAAAGCTTTGCAGTGGTTATGTCCTCAGTTGATCCACAGAAAGATTTCAGAGATTCAATGATGGAGATGATCATAGAGAATAATATCCATACATCCAAAGATTTAGAAGAGCTTCTTGCTTGTTATCTTTCACTCAATTCAAAAGAATACCATCATCTTATAGTCAAGGCATTTGAAGAAATCTGGTTTCACATGACTGATCCTCGcctgtaa